The DNA window AATGCTGAAAGAACAGGTTGAATTCCTGAAACAGGAATTGGAGAAATCGAGATCTGAAAAATAATTTGTTATTAAAATAACTGATCATAAAACAAATGCTGCTTCATCATGGAGTGGTATTTTTTGTTAACTATATTAATGTGTTTTAATTATGGCAAAATAAACCGATTCAAAAAATTTTCCTCAATTTATTGCTCGGAATAATAAAACACAAAGTTTGCTAACAGTTCAAGAAGTCTTTAACCTCATTAAAGAAGAAAGAAAATTTCTAGGCAATTATGGGTATTAAAAAAGCTACGTAAAAAACAAATAATTATGAAATATTCAATCTTTTTTTTACTGATTTTACTAATGAGTTCCTGTGCTTCATATGTAGATATATCAACGAACAGTATACATAACGACAGTATGATATTTGAGTATGGTAATAAAGAAAATAAGTTTGGGTATACAAGTAAGGTAAATGCTTCCACAGATCATGAAATATATTATACAACTAATTTTTCAATAATTTTACCCAAAGGGATAATAAATTGGACAATGAATAATAATAATTTTTTCTTTGAATATGATAATAAGCAAATCATATACATATATTCTGCTTATAAAAATGAAGGAAATGAATCTGATAATTGGAAATTATCAGAAGTCGAGTTAGGTGAATTGAAAAATTATTTAAGCGATTACTGGGATAAGAGAGGGTATAAAGAAAAATATCTATTGAAAGAGCACGTTGGAAGAATATCCAAAGTTTATACAAATGGGAAATATAAAATATTGCTTTATAATATAAAAAGTGAAAGATTCTCTATATTTATTCAGAGCGCAAAAACATTTACTACAAATTTATAAATATTAAGAAACAATCTCGTTTTTAGAGCAATTCCTCTACGCCACTAAGCAGTCTATCATAACCAAACAAAAAAGACCAGCTTTCAAAAGCTGGTCTTTTAATACCTGTATTCTCATACAGGTAACGATCAAACAAATTATGGATTAGATATAATAAGAGCTGAAGGAATATCGGATAACCAGATACTTTTGGTATCGATCAATCCTTTCCAGCTTTTACTGCTGATGAGCATAAGATCCTGGGAATTTAAAAATTCTTTTTCGATCTTTTTCTCGTTATATAAAGTGATGTGATTGGGTGCAACCTGTTCGATGCTTCTGATGAGTTCTTTCACTTCAATATTATTGCGGATCTGTCCTGCGACATCCAGAATAATGATCTGTGAATTGTTATTGTTGATCAGTCTTTTAGCATATTCCAATAAATAGAAATCGCTAAGATTGAAGATCGGAACAAATACTTTATCAGCGCTTTTGAAATCTTTTTCTACAAGGACACCGACTGGAATGTTGGTCTTATCTAAAATCTGTAAAGTAAAATCGTCAAAAGGAGAGTTGTTGAAAATATAACCTTTTCCTTTTACGGTATTCAATAATTTTTCAGGGTTAATGATTTTCGTTGTGAAACCTAATAACCTGCCCAATAAACTTCCTTCATACATCGATTTCCCAAGCATGATCAGAAGAAGGTCATAATTGCCTTTGTTGGAGATGCTGGTAAGGTCATTTTCAATATCTGTAGAAGCTTTGAAAAGGGTAGTTACTTCCAATTTCAGGTCATGGGAGGTTTCTATGACATTCTTAAACTGTTCATTCTCATATTCATTGATCTCATAAGCGTGCATTTCTTCCACCGGAGCGATATTCATTGCGGTAATACTTTTGTTACCATTCATTTTATTGGTGAAATCGTGGGCAAGCTTCAGTAAAGTACTTCCTGATTCAGGATTATCGAAAGAGAGTAAAACACGATACTTGGAATCATTATGCTCCTGAGGTATTACTTCATCCTTTTTAGATTTAAAAACATAATTGATGAAATCCAATGCCGGACCAGTCATAAAAGTGGTAAATAATGCCATAATGACTAGCATAGCGAAGATCTCAGGACCTAATACCCCAAGGTCATATCCAATGTTCAGGACGATTAATTCCATCAATCCTCTGGTGTTCATTAATGCACCGATCGTTAAACTTTCCTTCCAGTTGATGCCAAGGAATTTAGCGGCCAATGCACTTCCTGCAAACTTACCGGCAACGGCAATCAGAATAATAAATCCTGCAGTCATCCAAAGGTGACCATCGTTTAATAATCCTATTTGCGTACGAAGTCCCGTAAATACAAAGAATAAAGGCAGTAAAAGAACCAAAGCAACATCTTCTACTTTATCGATAAACATCGTACGGAATTTAGCATTTTCAGGCATGATCGCTCCCGCCATAAATGCTCCGAATAAAGCATGGATTCCAATAACTTCCGTCACATAGGCAGAAAGGATAAGGGTTAAAAAGAAGATGGCAACCATCGGCTTATTGATGGTGTTTTTACCAGCCTGTAAATCTCCTATCCTTTTAAGGAAAGGTCTTACGATTTTGATCATGAAAAATACATATCCGATCGCCATTAAGATCACATAGATGGAACTGGCAAAAGAACCAGCTTTTACAATAGCGATCACTGCGGCAAGGATACACCATGCGGTAATATCATCGGCTGCAGCACAGGTAATAACGATGGTTCCCAGTTTTGTTTTCTGAAGGTTTCTCTCCTGAACGATCCTTGCCAATACCGGAAAGGCCGTTATACTCATCGAAATAGCAATGAATAAGGCAAAAGAGGTAAACTGAATACCATCCGGAGCGAACTCCTGATAGATATAATAGGAAAGACCGATACCCAATGCAAACGGAATAATGATACTTGCATGACTGATCACAACAGCATCATGAGCCTTTTTTCTCAGAACGCTAAGGTCAAGTTCCATTCCAACGATATACATAAACAGGATCAATCCGATCTGACTTAAAAACTGTAAGTTACCCAATGATTCTTTTGGGAAAAGGAAACCTGAAAAATCAGGAAAATACATTCCCAGTAATGAGGGGCCTAAAACAATACCTGCAATCATTTCTCCGATTACGGTAGGTTGTTTTATTTTCATACAGATCCATCCGAATAATCTGGCTACCAGGATAATGGTAACGATCTGAGCCAGCAGAAGGGCTAATGGATGATGAAGATTTGTTTTAAAGGCTTCTACAAAGTTATCCCAGGTAGATCCTGTATTGGTTTTTACAACAAGGTTTTCTTTTACCTCCAATGTCTGTCCTTCAATAATGAAGTAGTACATCAGGCAAGAGAAAACAGCAATCGTGGTTGCATAAAAAATTATATTTCTGTATTTCCCCCAATTCATAGTACCGTTATTTTAGTGTAAATTTCTAAAGAATATATGGATAGTAGATATTTTTTTTCGCAAAATGTAATAAATGCCATAAATAATGTAATGAAAAATCTATTTTAAAGAATATCCTAAGCCAATACCCATTTTCCAGCTTCCATTTTGTGTGGAGGTCTTGGTGTTATAATACACAGGAATCTGAAGGGCTATTTTTTTATAGACAAAGGTAAGACCTGCTCCAAGATTGGGAGTGATCAAATTGTTTTTTGTGCCTTCTGACTTGTCTTCTTTTATTCTCAGGGATGGAAGCATTCCCAGGATAAATTTTGTGTTGCGCCAGGTAACATTGATATTAGGCCCTGTAAAGTTGATGAATGCCCCATGATCTACATATCCTGCTACTGCCACTCCGTCAAAAAATGCTGCTTTAACTTTAGGAGCAGATTCCTGAGAAAAGCAAAAGCCGGATATGAGAATTCCACATGCATAAAGAAGTCTTTTCATTATCAAATCATTTAATCAGATGCAAAAATACATCGACAAAACGTTTTAAATAGGGACTTGTAATGAAACGGCTGAATTCTGCAGTGAAAACCAAATTCTTTGAAAGATCTACTTTCCAAACATTTCCATTAAAGAATTTTTGTAGGTATCTCCAATTTGCAGTTTAAGGAAATTATCGTCTTCTGTTTGCATCGTTGTAATAATTTCGTTGGTTGAAAATACTTTTATGGCAGACAGTGCAATGATCTCTTTTTTGTTGACCTGGGCAAAACCTTTAGCGGGAAGCATTTCCAAAAGATTTTTGAAATTAAGGTTTTTCAAAACGATATTCGTACCGTCATTGAGGACAATATCCTTATCACGGCTGTCAATCTCGGACGTTTTGATATAAGCGATCTGTTCCGTGAAAATAATGGTTTTCCCAATATTGGTATTCCACTCGATAAAGTCTTTTTTCTGTGGAGCAGCAACCAGCTCTTTTGCTTTTTCAAAAGCTTGTATCAGTCTTTCTTTTTTGATCGGTTTCCGTACGTAGTCCACCACATTAAGGTCAAAGGCTTCAGCAGCATATTCCTTATAGGCAGTGGTAAAAATGATTTTTTTTGAATCAGAGATGAGTTCCGCTACCTGAAGACCTGTCATTCCAGGCATTTCAATATCTAAGATGCAAACATTGCAATCGATGGAGTTGATTTCACTGAGAAAGATCTTAGGGTCGTTGAACGCCTTTACGACCTCTACATTATCGATCTGTTCGCATAGAAGTTTTAAATAACTTATTGCCAGCAATTCATCATCAAGAATAACGCATTTTATCATAGAATTCTCCTAAATTGATTTGTAATTCTGCGGTGAAGATACCGTTTTTTGAACTTTTATGAAGCTGATAGTGGGTATTGTAAATCATTTTCAATCTCTGATCTAAAGACTGACTTCCAAAACCGCTTTTTTCTTTTTCTAAAACCGTTTTCAGGGAAGCTTTATTGCTTACCTTCATTGTATAGATGCCATCTTGAAGCTCCAACTGAATGGATATAAATGAATCCTGAGCTAAGAAATCGGTGTGTTTAAAAGCGTTTTCAATAAGATCAACAGAAATGAGCGGGGCAAAAACCTTCTCCTCAAAAATACGATCCGATTTATCGATTTTAGATTTGATTCTAAAGTCAAAAAGAGGGTTGATCTTGATCTTATTGATTTCAATAAGGCTCAATGCAAAAGTGAGCTCTTCCTTCGGGCTTACAAATTTGTTGTTGCTTTCATATAAAATATAATCCAGAACGTTCGCCAACTTGTCCAGAGACATGTAGGTCTGATAGGCATGTGACTGAACTGAATTAAGGATGTTTTTAAACAGGTGCGGATTAAGCTTGGTACCGATATGTTCCAGCTGAACCTCATTCAACCGTTGTTCGATTAATTTATTGGTTTCAGAAAGTTTGGTATTCCGCTGTTTGTATTTTTTATTCTGACCAAACAGATAAATGCTTACCGTAAGAAAAAAGAAAATGGCAAAAACTCCAATGAATATCAGATAATCATGAATCATATAGTAGTTGCCGTCCATTACCGTTTTCTTTGAATATAATTGTTTATTTCAATTTTTTCAGGCCGTTCAACATAAGGGTTTCCTCACATTTTTCGTACTCTATTTCGTAGGTAGGATTCGTTTCAGGATAAACCAAAATATAGCTCGGACAAGGTTTCTTCTGAGCGTGGCTTCTATCAAAATCCACCTTTCCTTTAGTGATGATGCTGTCTTTTAAAAACTTTTCATCAATCTTATAGGTTTTCATTTCAGTGGTGAAACTTTCAGAATACTTAAAATCCTTTGAAAGTGATTCAGCGATCACACGGCTGTTGGGTAGATAACCTGTACAGCTTGCGCCTTTCTTGTTTAAAATAAAAAATACAATGATAAGCCCCGGAATAAGGCCTACTAAATAGAACTTCAGTTTTTTCATTAGAAAATTAAAAGATTGATATCATGATAAGTAAGTCCGAAACGGTCGCAGATAATTTTTTTGGTATGTCTTCCTTTATACATATAAAGACTCTGCTTCATTTCATTTTTGCGGATCAGCATGTTTTCGAAACCACCTTCTTCGTCGTAATTTAAAATATAAGACAGGAAGAAATTAGAAATAGCCTTTGTCGTTGTTCTGGGCATTTTTGAAGTCAGGTTAGGAAGTCCGCAATGGATAACACCATGTTTGATAATATAAGGCTCTTCCATAGTAGTAAGCTCTGATGTCTCGATTACTTTACCATTATCAATCGTAATATCAATGATCACACTCCCTTTTTTCATTTTCATCACCATATCTTCGGTAACGATAGGCTGCATATTTAATCTTGGAAGCGCTCCGATCACAACATCGGCACGTCTTAATGCTTTGCCAAGTTCTTTAGGATCGATAATAGAGGTCGGAACTCTGCTGTCAACTATCGTGTGAAGTCTTCGTAATTTTGAAAGTGAGTTGTCAAAAACCCTTACACTTGCTCCAAGTCCGATGGCAGCTTTTGTAGCAAACTCACCTACGATTCCTGCACCGAGAATAAGAACCTCTGAAGGTCGCACCCCAGTAATTCCACCTAACATTAATCCATTGGACAATGCCAGTAATTCTGAAGCATATAATATAGAAACAGTTCCGGCAATTTCACCTACCAATCGTACCAAAGCAAGCTGTTTATATTCATCAATGATAAACTCGAAAGCTATAGCATTGATTTTTTTCTCAGCCAGTTTTAAGAAATATTCTTTTTCTCTTAAATTGATCTGAAGAGCAGAAACCAGATAGGTATTAGGCTTCATAAAATCAATTTCCTCCTCTGTAGGTGGATTGATTTTTAAAATTAAATCCTGTCCGAAAGCTTCTTTAGGATCCGTAGTGATCTTTGCCCCTGATTCAGAATACTGTAAATCTGTAAAAAAAGAACCTTCTCCGGCTCCGGCCTCAATGATGATCTCATGACCGTGATCTACCAATACCTGTACTGCATCTGGTGTTATACAGGTTCTTCTTTCGTGAAGACACGTTTCTTTAGGAATACCAATGCTAAATTGTTTGCCCTTTTTTATAACTTCCAATTTTTCCTCTTTCGGCATTAATTCTTCTTCAGTAAAAGGAGTGAAAATATTTGTAGTACTCATTCTTTACATTAATTATGTCTTACAGATAATTGTTTTACAATGAAATTTAGTAAGCAAAGATACATAATATTTACTCGAATGTAATTTCTCTGTTTTCTCCGGTATTCAGAATGCTCATACTATGATATTTTAAACCATACAGCTCTTCTTCATACACTTCAGGCCATTCTATAATACATAAAAAAGCATTGTCAAGATATTCTTCAATACCAATATCGTAAACCTCTTCAATATTTTTTAACCGGTAAAGATCGAAGTGATATACCTTACCTTTCGGTGTATTGTATTCATTGACGATAGAGTAAGTAGGGGAGTTAACCTCATCCTTACTTCCCAGGTTTTTAAGCAAAAACTGGGTGAACGTTGTTTTTCCGGCTCCCAGATTTCCTTTTAAAAGAAAGATGTTATGCTGCAACTGAGGGACGATCTTCTCGACAATGCCCTGCCAGTCTTCGAGACTTTTTATATGAAATTCCATGAAAGTAATTTGTTGCAAAAATAGGAATTTTTGGATTGTTTAGATGTGATAGAATGAGAGCGTTTTAAGGTTTGAAAGCAGTGGATAATAATGGAAAGTTAATGACAGGGTTTAAAGATTGAATTTCGATTAAACTAAGTCTAACATCTAACTTCTGATACCTAACATCTACTTAAATTTCCTTATTTTTACATCATGATTTCCAAACAGACCATAGATAAGATATTCTCCACAATCAGGGTAGAAGAGATTGTAGGAGAATATGTGCAGTTGAAGAGGGCAGGGTCGAATTACAAGGGGCTCAGTCCCTTTCATGAAGAAAAATCTCCCAGTTTTGTTGTTTCTCCCAGTAAGCAGATCTGGAAAGATTTCTCAACCGGAAAAGGAGGAACTGCGATTTCTTTCCTTATGGAAATCGAAAACTTTACCTATCCTGAAGCACTTCGCCATGCAGCAAAGAAATATGGAATTGAAATTGAAGAAGATCAGCGGGAGTTTTCTGAAGAAGCTAAAAATGCACAGTCTGAAAGAGACCTGCTGTATAAAATTCATGAAGTTGCGAATGATTATTTTCAGAATTTTCTTTGGGAAGCTGAAGAAGGTAAATCAATTGGTTTTGCCTATTTTAAAGAGCGTGAGCTAAAGGATGATATCATCAAGAAATTCCAGCTTGGATATTCTCCGGAACAGAAAAATGCTTTTACAGCGTATGCTTTAGAAAAAGGATATGCTAAAGATATTTTAGAGAAATCAGGACTTTCAATTTTCCCGGAAAATGCTCCGAATGGTATTGACCGCTTTCGTGAAAGAGTAATTTTTCCTATTCATAGTTTTTCAGGCCGGGTACTGGGTTTTGGAGCAAGAATTCTTAAGAATAATGTTAAAACAGCCAAGTACCTCAACTCTCCGGAAACCGAGATCTATCACAAATCAAATGTTCTTTATGGTTTAAATCAAAGTAAACAGGCGATTTCCAGAAAAAACATCTGTCTTCTGGTAGAAGGATATATGGACGTGATCTCACTTCATATGTCGGGGATTGAAAATGTCGTGGCAAGCTCAGGAACTTCTTTGACGACAGAGCAGATCAAACTCATCAAAAGGCTTACAGAAAATGTAACCATCCTTTTCGACGGAGATAACGCAGGGATTAAAGCCAGTTTCCGAAGCATCGATATGTTGCTTACGGAAGGAATGAATATTCGTGTATTGTTATTCCCGGAAGGGGATGACCCCGATTCTTTTGCCAGAAAGCATCCGCAGGATTATGTGGAAAAGTTCATCGAGAATGAAGCGATGGATTTTATTGATTTTAAAGCTGAAATACTTTTAAAAGAAGCAGGAAACGATCCCATTAAAAAGGCTGAAGCAATCAGGAATATTGTAAAATCAGTAGGATTTGTTCAGAATGCTCTTAAAAGAGAAGTTTATTTAAAAGAGGTTTCCAATAAGTTCGGACTTTCTGAACAGAGTTTATTTAATGAGCTGGATGTTCAGCGTCAGATCACTCAGAATCAAACCCAGCACGTTCAGCAACAGAAGGAACATACTCCCATAAAGATGGATCTTGTGCCTCTTGATGAAGACAAAGGTGATCCCTTTTTATATGATGTCCTGTTTATGGAAAGTAAACTTGTTGATCATATGCTGATGTTTGGCGATATTGTTTTAAAACGAACTGATGACAAGGATCAGGAGTACCAGATTACAGTGATTGAAGAGATTCTTCATCATTTTGAGGAAGAACAATATGAGTTTTTAGTGAAGGGAAATGAAATCATCATTAATCAGGTAAGAGAGGGGATTCAGCAGGATGAGCTTAGAAGTGGAAACTTTTTTGTAACTTTTATGAACGAAGAAATTACGGCTAAGGTTGTAGATGCATTGATTCCTTTAGATGAGCTTGAAGATTGGGCCTCCAGAAATATTTTTCCACCCAATTATGGTGATAAAGTGGCAGAGCAGATCAAAGGAGACGTATTATTACATAAATACAGATATATCGATTATCTGATCAAAGAAACAGCAAAGGAACTTGATCAGCATAGTGGTACTGATGAAGAGAAATATTTTGAGTTGATTAAAAAGATCACCTTACTGAAACAGGCTTCAATGAAACTCAGCGATATGATCGAATATTCACCTATTAAAGGTATTTATAGAGACCGAAAGAAGTAATATTCAGACAAACTGTAGATGGATAGATGAGGTATTCCTGACAAAAAGTCCTATAAAATTTTAGGAATAAAAGTTGTAATTTAAACTTTAGAAAAATTTAAAATAATACCAATAGAAATATGGACATTAAAAAAGAATTCAGAGATTTCTCTGTAAAGCATTTAGGAAACAGCGGTTTGGTTACCGATCAGTATATGGGAATGTATGGTCCAACAAATCTTACACCTTATATTATGGAAGAGAGAAGATTAAACGTTGCTCAGATGGACGTTTTCTCTCGTTTGATGATGGACAGAATTATTTTCCTGGGAACTGGAATTGATGATCAGGTGGCTAACATCGTAACAGCACAGCTTTTATTCTTAGAAAGTGCTGATCCTTCAAAAGACATTCAGATCTACATCAACTCTCCTGGTGGTAGTGTATATGCCGGTTTAGGTATTTATGATACCATGCAGATCATTAAACCTGATGTAGCAACGATCTGTACGGGTATTGCTGCTTCAATGGGAGCTGTATTATTGGTTGCAGGAGAAAAAGGAAAGCGTTCTGCTCTTAAACACTCAAGAGTAATGATCCACCAGCCTTCAGGTGGCGCACAAGGTGTTGCTTCTGATATGGAGATCAACTTAAGAGAAATGTTGAAATTAAAGCAAGAGCTTTATGACATCATTGCCGAACATTCAGGACAAACGTATGAGTGGGTTGAAAAATCTTCTGACAGAGATTACTGGATGACTTCTGAAGAAGCTAAAAACTTCGGAATGGTAGATGAGGTTTTACAAAGATCTAAAGAGAAGAAATAATTTTCTTTAAAATACTAATGAAAGCGTGCCAATAGGTGCGCTTTTCTTTTTTAGGGTTTCAATTTACTGAGAGATATTCGATTTACCGTCAGTTCGAGTGTTTTTCTCAATACAGGATGTAATCCTGCGAACGTAGTTCAGGAGAAAAATATATCGAGAACATTATTCTACTCAAACCACCAAAGCCACAAAAGTTTTTAGAATCTTCTATTTTCACTGCAGAATACTGTATAAGAAGTATATACATAAGTTTCTAAAAAATCTTTGATTTCTTCGTCGAATCTCCGATTTCAAGACAAAGGAAATTAAGCAATATTTAAAATACAATTATCATTCAATTCAAGATAAGTTCACACTTGCTGTTTACATTCGCAACCATAAAAAGTAAACATGAAAAAACTTCTTCTTTCATCTCTTATCCTTGGTGCTTTATGGTCTTGCAATGATAGTGACGATATGGTAAGCAATCAGGATATCAATTATTCTAAACTACCTCAGGAATTTCCTTTTACCACAGTAGCTACGGTAAATGGAGTAGCGGTTATTAACGGCGGTTTTGGTTCTGGTGCCACAGCCCACCCAACCAGAAAAGGAGAATTTTATGTGATTACGGATCGTGGTCCCAATACAGCCTATTTGGATGGGATAAAATTTCTGATTCCCAACTTTACACCAACAATAATGCATTTTAAGATCAATGCTGAAGGAAATATTGAGGTTATTAAATACATCAAACTTAAGAATCCTTCCGGGCAGCCTATCACCGGGCTTCCAAATCCTCAGGGAATGGGAAGTACAGGTGAAATTGCTTATGGTGTTAATGGTAATGTTTTAGGGACGGATAATTATGGATTAGACAGTGAAAGTATTGTGGC is part of the Chryseobacterium paludis genome and encodes:
- a CDS encoding cation:proton antiporter; translated protein: MNWGKYRNIIFYATTIAVFSCLMYYFIIEGQTLEVKENLVVKTNTGSTWDNFVEAFKTNLHHPLALLLAQIVTIILVARLFGWICMKIKQPTVIGEMIAGIVLGPSLLGMYFPDFSGFLFPKESLGNLQFLSQIGLILFMYIVGMELDLSVLRKKAHDAVVISHASIIIPFALGIGLSYYIYQEFAPDGIQFTSFALFIAISMSITAFPVLARIVQERNLQKTKLGTIVITCAAADDITAWCILAAVIAIVKAGSFASSIYVILMAIGYVFFMIKIVRPFLKRIGDLQAGKNTINKPMVAIFFLTLILSAYVTEVIGIHALFGAFMAGAIMPENAKFRTMFIDKVEDVALVLLLPLFFVFTGLRTQIGLLNDGHLWMTAGFIILIAVAGKFAGSALAAKFLGINWKESLTIGALMNTRGLMELIVLNIGYDLGVLGPEIFAMLVIMALFTTFMTGPALDFINYVFKSKKDEVIPQEHNDSKYRVLLSFDNPESGSTLLKLAHDFTNKMNGNKSITAMNIAPVEEMHAYEINEYENEQFKNVIETSHDLKLEVTTLFKASTDIENDLTSISNKGNYDLLLIMLGKSMYEGSLLGRLLGFTTKIINPEKLLNTVKGKGYIFNNSPFDDFTLQILDKTNIPVGVLVEKDFKSADKVFVPIFNLSDFYLLEYAKRLINNNNSQIIILDVAGQIRNNIEVKELIRSIEQVAPNHITLYNEKKIEKEFLNSQDLMLISSKSWKGLIDTKSIWLSDIPSALIISNP
- a CDS encoding LytR/AlgR family response regulator transcription factor, whose protein sequence is MIKCVILDDELLAISYLKLLCEQIDNVEVVKAFNDPKIFLSEINSIDCNVCILDIEMPGMTGLQVAELISDSKKIIFTTAYKEYAAEAFDLNVVDYVRKPIKKERLIQAFEKAKELVAAPQKKDFIEWNTNIGKTIIFTEQIAYIKTSEIDSRDKDIVLNDGTNIVLKNLNFKNLLEMLPAKGFAQVNKKEIIALSAIKVFSTNEIITTMQTEDDNFLKLQIGDTYKNSLMEMFGK
- a CDS encoding histidine kinase, encoding MDGNYYMIHDYLIFIGVFAIFFFLTVSIYLFGQNKKYKQRNTKLSETNKLIEQRLNEVQLEHIGTKLNPHLFKNILNSVQSHAYQTYMSLDKLANVLDYILYESNNKFVSPKEELTFALSLIEINKIKINPLFDFRIKSKIDKSDRIFEEKVFAPLISVDLIENAFKHTDFLAQDSFISIQLELQDGIYTMKVSNKASLKTVLEKEKSGFGSQSLDQRLKMIYNTHYQLHKSSKNGIFTAELQINLGEFYDKMRYS
- a CDS encoding alanine dehydrogenase; protein product: MSTTNIFTPFTEEELMPKEEKLEVIKKGKQFSIGIPKETCLHERRTCITPDAVQVLVDHGHEIIIEAGAGEGSFFTDLQYSESGAKITTDPKEAFGQDLILKINPPTEEEIDFMKPNTYLVSALQINLREKEYFLKLAEKKINAIAFEFIIDEYKQLALVRLVGEIAGTVSILYASELLALSNGLMLGGITGVRPSEVLILGAGIVGEFATKAAIGLGASVRVFDNSLSKLRRLHTIVDSRVPTSIIDPKELGKALRRADVVIGALPRLNMQPIVTEDMVMKMKKGSVIIDITIDNGKVIETSELTTMEEPYIIKHGVIHCGLPNLTSKMPRTTTKAISNFFLSYILNYDEEGGFENMLIRKNEMKQSLYMYKGRHTKKIICDRFGLTYHDINLLIF
- the tsaE gene encoding tRNA (adenosine(37)-N6)-threonylcarbamoyltransferase complex ATPase subunit type 1 TsaE, whose product is MEFHIKSLEDWQGIVEKIVPQLQHNIFLLKGNLGAGKTTFTQFLLKNLGSKDEVNSPTYSIVNEYNTPKGKVYHFDLYRLKNIEEVYDIGIEEYLDNAFLCIIEWPEVYEEELYGLKYHSMSILNTGENREITFE
- the dnaG gene encoding DNA primase gives rise to the protein MISKQTIDKIFSTIRVEEIVGEYVQLKRAGSNYKGLSPFHEEKSPSFVVSPSKQIWKDFSTGKGGTAISFLMEIENFTYPEALRHAAKKYGIEIEEDQREFSEEAKNAQSERDLLYKIHEVANDYFQNFLWEAEEGKSIGFAYFKERELKDDIIKKFQLGYSPEQKNAFTAYALEKGYAKDILEKSGLSIFPENAPNGIDRFRERVIFPIHSFSGRVLGFGARILKNNVKTAKYLNSPETEIYHKSNVLYGLNQSKQAISRKNICLLVEGYMDVISLHMSGIENVVASSGTSLTTEQIKLIKRLTENVTILFDGDNAGIKASFRSIDMLLTEGMNIRVLLFPEGDDPDSFARKHPQDYVEKFIENEAMDFIDFKAEILLKEAGNDPIKKAEAIRNIVKSVGFVQNALKREVYLKEVSNKFGLSEQSLFNELDVQRQITQNQTQHVQQQKEHTPIKMDLVPLDEDKGDPFLYDVLFMESKLVDHMLMFGDIVLKRTDDKDQEYQITVIEEILHHFEEEQYEFLVKGNEIIINQVREGIQQDELRSGNFFVTFMNEEITAKVVDALIPLDELEDWASRNIFPPNYGDKVAEQIKGDVLLHKYRYIDYLIKETAKELDQHSGTDEEKYFELIKKITLLKQASMKLSDMIEYSPIKGIYRDRKK
- the clpP gene encoding ATP-dependent Clp endopeptidase proteolytic subunit ClpP, whose translation is MDIKKEFRDFSVKHLGNSGLVTDQYMGMYGPTNLTPYIMEERRLNVAQMDVFSRLMMDRIIFLGTGIDDQVANIVTAQLLFLESADPSKDIQIYINSPGGSVYAGLGIYDTMQIIKPDVATICTGIAASMGAVLLVAGEKGKRSALKHSRVMIHQPSGGAQGVASDMEINLREMLKLKQELYDIIAEHSGQTYEWVEKSSDRDYWMTSEEAKNFGMVDEVLQRSKEKK